In Amyelois transitella isolate CPQ chromosome 28, ilAmyTran1.1, whole genome shotgun sequence, the following are encoded in one genomic region:
- the LOC132903568 gene encoding uncharacterized protein LOC132903568 codes for MDTYQTTTCIYFGVSRLDAKKVSWYITTCECWWWWGNVETPWDVKDNVGLENKYKIRNISHDLLTQAYMRVRHVLDIRDYHKGTNPFEVGYIMGKIREKYRRMMEHYYQWRDKASGKSAFVGPGVREIKPIHFLLTMEHVFTYERDIHKYCDTIISYFTNDEYPVKKGAQINQALWKKRREAKARLTRTRNPAMFGNGTFGSTGASSQLSPGMTMPADMTMPADMTMPAGMTKPGGRRMEENHKSWLRQKYLMRRLGLPENSTTRKKRFMHNWPVEGSWDFAPYDVGL; via the exons ATGGACACGTATCAAACAACTACATGCATATATTTCGGCGTGTCTAGACTAGACGCTAAAAAgg TTAGCTGGTACATCACGACCTGCGAATGCTGGTGGTGGTGGGGGAACGTGGAGACGCCTTGGGACGTAAAAGACAATGTGGGATTGGAAAACAAGTATAAAATAAGGAACATAAGTCACGATCTTTTGACGCAAGCGTATATGAGGGTGAGACACGTGCTGGATATAAGGGACTACCATAAGGGTACTAACCCTTTCGAAGTCGGATATATTATGG GTAAGATACGCGAAAAATATAGACGAATGATGGAACATTACTATCAGTGGAGGGATAAGGCGTCGGGGAAGTCTGCGTTTGTGGGAccag GTGTTAGAGAAATAAAACCCATCCATTTCTTGTTGACCATGGAACACGTATTTACTTATGAGCGCGACATACATAAGTATTGTGACACCATCATCAGTTACTTCACCAATGATGAGTATCCCGTTAAGAAAGGCGCTCAAATAAACCAAG CACTATGGAAGAAAAGGCGTGAAGCAAAAGCCAGATTGACGAGAACAAGAAACCCTGCTATGTTTGGCAATGGTACATTTGGTAGCACCGGCGCTTCGAGCCAATTGTCACCGGGTATGACCATGCCGGCAGACATGACCATGCCGGCAGACATGACCATGCCGGCAGGTATGACCAAGCCTGGCGGCAGACGCATGGAGGAAAACCACAAGAGTTG GCTACGACAGAAATACTTGATGCGGCGTCTGGGTTTGCCTGAAAATTCCACCACGAGGAAGAAGCGTTTTATGCACAATTGGCCGGTGGAGGGTAGCTGGGATTTCGCACCGTACGACGTTGGACTTTGA